Part of the Nicotiana sylvestris chromosome 2, ASM39365v2, whole genome shotgun sequence genome, AAATACCTTGTTATGGCTTATCATAATTCCATTCCATGAAGTTGACTTTTCCGAAAAACAAGCATTACTTTAACTTAGGCTAAATTGATTTGAGTAGAAAAGATTAAATTTGGTATGGAGATTAAAAAAAGGGTGTTTGTGATGAAGGAGAGAGGAGGccgtgaagaagaagatgagggggAGGGGAAATTCTGTGTTTGGAAGAATTGAAAAATTATGTTTTAGTCTTTTTTAGTATTTCTTAATTACATgtgaaattatttttatttaaaattacaTGTGTTCTTATTTAATTTGCGCATTTGCCATGTCAGCAACAAGTGTATGTCACGCATGAGGTCTGCTTGACTTAAGTGTCCAATAAATACACTTTTGTCAAATAAAAGTGTCTAAATAGTCATTAGGTTAGTTTAAATGTTCAAATGATCATTGAGGACAACTTGAAGGGGCTATTTATGTATTTCGCCAAAATATTAAGCTGCTTAATTTTCCAATTTCATTTGGAATTCTACCtttttctaatattattattTCTTCTGTTGAGCCGAAGGTCTCCCGGAAATAGCCCCTCTACCCttccggggtaggggtaaggtctgcgtacatctTATTCTCCacagaccccactagtgagattttactaggtatgttgttgttgttattgttgttgtagaagTTGAAAGGTTCCCAACTGAGGCTGGAAGCATACCATTTAGAGGGTTAAAGGAAAGACTAAGAGGGTGCTTGACTAAGTTTATAAGCTGACCAaactagcttataagcacttttctgcttatctacgcgtttggtaaagtTAAAAGTGCTTGTAAACCACGTGCTTATatgtcaaaaataagccaaaagccataatCTAGTCACTCTCAGCTTATGAattttcagcttataagcactttaaatttgaccaagatttttactattttatccttaaaatattcttttttagaaaaaaaaactcTTACATCAATACTCAATGCCTCAAGTATTGTTTCAACCTAAACCCTCGCCTCTTCAAGTCTTGAATTCTCATTGACTATTTAAGATGAGTAAATTCTCTATTCCTTTGTTTATTTGTATCTATGTGGTTGTGTATTAATCTTTGAACTGTATATAATAAATGAGGACATATCAGAATTTTTGTTGTATTACTTTCTAAGTGTTGTTGTGATAAAGACAGTGtttgtttctcttcaaatatcttgtcctatttaggtttatttttgACTGAAATTTTTTTGTCAATTcattaattattataacttataattatatgcttatcataaaataaattatatttatcataattttttttatctaagcacaattatatctaaaataaaataacaaatagaatattttgtatttgaattgATCTGGAATCTAAAATATTCAAAAAATTACGCCCTTATAAGTGTAAACAGTTATAAGGTTATGTAAGTCATTTTAACAGAAAAAAGCTCATCAGCACTTTTTTATCAAATACTGCAACAACTTATTATCAATTTCAGTACTtgtatccaaacacgtaactgcttatttattaaatcagttttagcacttaaaagtgttttttcatcgcctaatgcttatcagctacttcAAATCAGCTAATCAAAACAGGCTCTAAGTTCTTTTAGATTTCTACAATTCATTAAGGAAGTTAACAAACTGAGTTCCTGAGAAGACTGGTCACTGCTCAAATTGTTCTCCATCAAGTTTAGAGTCTCTAGGAGTGTCAAATCTCCaagctatgttgctcggactctctaAAAGTGATCCCATACccttgtcggatcctccaaaaatgcacTAAATTTGAAGGATCTGACACGAACCCAACAACATTTTTGAAGAGTCCGAGTAACATAATCTCCAAGAGAGTTGGGAATCGAGCCGTACAGTTTGTTCAGAGAAAAATCTAGAATAGTAAGTTTTGAGCAATTTGAGAGTGAATGAGGTATAGTACCAACTAAGTTAGTTAGGCCACCTAGATAAAGAAGTTCAATGTTGGAAAGCATAGAACCTATATTCAATGGGATGGTTCCCAATATATTATTATCTGTAAGATTAATCAATCTCAGTCCTGAGATGTTGAAAATCCCCACTGGAAATGAACCACTCAATCTGTTCTCCCCAAATCAAAGTCCTCTAACTCGATGAGATTGCTTACTTCTTTTGGTATTTCACCTGCCAAATTTATATAGAACTAATGATCTTCAGGAAGGTAGTTCAACATAACAAACATTTTAACTTCTGTGGTTGTATACCTGTTAGCATGTTTCTACCAAGATATAGACGTTGAAGCATAGTTAATTTCCAATTTCCCTTGGTAATGATCCAGTTAGATTGTTGTCCTGCAGTGACAGAAGTTGTAGTGAGGAAATATTGAATATGGACATGGGTATAGGGCCTGTAAGCTGGTTTTTCTCCATAGATATCATTATCAAATTAACAAGATCCCCAATTTCCTGTGGTATTTCCCCTGCAATCATGTGACAACATCCTGTATAAGTagctaaaaaaaaggaaaaagaaaatgaaagaccTCATAACTTATTagaattaaaaaaagaaatacCTTGTGTCATACCCGTGAAACGGTTAAATCCAAGATATAATGTCTGCAAGTTACTTAACGTCCCAATTTCACTATGTATTGGTCCATCAAATTCATTATTTGATAGAGAAAATAACTGAAGTTTATAACATCTTGACAAGCTTGGTGGCATATGACCTCGTAGCTTATTAAAGGAAAGATAAAGCCCTTTGAGTATCggaagacgatcacataaatcaTTAGGGAGACTACCAGATAAACTATTTTTGGAAACTCCAACAGTCTCAAGTGTGGAAATGTTGAAAATTGAGAATGATATAGAACCTGAAAGCTAATTAGTTTCTATAGTCAACCAGTTGAGGTTATGAAAATCACCAATCCCATTTAGGATGTTTCCATGAAGGAAATTCTTAGAAAGAATCAAAGTTTCTAGCTTTGAGGCATTTGAGAAGGATGGAGGAATAGAACCTGTAAGAATGTTGCTTTCAAAGCTTAAACCCCTCAAATTTTTAAGGTTTCCAATGTCTTTTGGGATCTGTCCCTCTGAAGCATTGAAGGCTAAATCCAAAGTCGCAAGATTGAAAATGTTAGAAATAGAATAAGGGACTAAACTAGTAAAACTGTTATTCCTTAGAGTAAGAACATGAAGTTGAgcaaagaaaccaaaccaagaaGGAATTTCACCGCTAAAATTGTTATAACTCAATCTAACAAACTTTAGTCGATGCAAATGAGCCATTTCTTGAGGTAGAGTGCCATAGAAACTGTTGCTTCTCAAGTCAAGAGAAACAAGAAATGTGAGGTTTCCAAAATATTGAGGAATGGTTCCTATTAGATccatgttggagatgttcaaggAAGTCACTCTATGGTGCAGAGAGCTACAAGTGACTCCAATCCAATTGCAAACAGAAGTATCCTGAGACCAGCTTTTGGCCAAGAGCTCAAAAAGATCAGAAATGATCTGAGATTTCAAGGAAAGAAGAGCTAATTGATCAGTTGTAATGTTGATTTCGGTCTTGATGGCTGAACTAGTCATTACATATTGAAGCAACAAGACTGCTAGTTGAGAATAGAACAAGAATTTCTCCATGAGTGTCATTGGTTTGAAAATAGAACTAGGTTCCGAGAAGTAGTAGTGAGAATTTGGGACATATGCTATAAATGTTTCTAAGTTCTCCTTTTATTTCTTCTTACACACTTTAATTAGTTATCTTTGTATGTTATCTCATTCTTCATAGAAGATTAATTCTGATGATAAATGATACTAATATAATAAATGGTCGAAAATGGTTTCCATTTTCAAACATATCTGGATGGAGTTGATGTTATCAAAGATATTTTCCATTGGTTTGTGGGGTATATATACATCTTGGATCAATTATTTGAGGGGAAAAAACAAACCTATAAGAAGACTTCCATTCTTGAAGTCAATCAAGTTGTTTTAGCTATGACATTTAAATGCTGCAGAATAGTCAATTTGAATCATTAAATTTGATGACGAAAACCAGCCTTAGTCCTTTCAATAGAAGATGGTAAAGGACTACTTACTACAATTTTGTTATGTGTAATGTTACGTGGCGCCTTCCTGATGTTccttggaagggcaacgtaaggctaagcaaccgacgTCAGTGCAGTTGTTGTctgccaatgaggtcccctccgcacgctagactagattgtcagtgccgtgcagGAAAACCAATGTTATGAGTAATTGCGAAagttgagagagaattgagtTTTGAATTATGATGataattttattgatgaatgaaagctgattacaaaagatgcggtgtcgagggggagataCATCAGTACAGAGAAATGATTGCTTGATCCCctctaataatgcttaaaaaaaataaaccaaagttacatgACTTGActtaataaagcggtaaaagcatacTGAATAAAAATGATGTAAAACTAGCCTAttattacaatgaaaaggacttagtttattacaaagtAAAAACAAGTCTGATGGCAACATCTTTGTCtggcgggtcagggtctgcgcgcgcggtgCTGTGGGAGCACGCACGACACTTGTTGTATttgcctgcagctgggcgctgatGCTTAGCATCAGGGTCAGTGTGCAAGGCGCTGATGGAATGGGCTTGCAGCTGGGcactggcgaggcatcaggatctgcgcgcgggGCATTGTCAAGGCGCGCGACACTGTTGTCATTGGCCAACCACTAGGTGCTGGCGAGAgttatcggtggggcgacagaggcgcttGTTCGCTTGTCACTTGGTGCTGCCGAGACCACGGGGCcgcatggcgctaggcattgtgaggcttgctaggctaccatggggcgcgaccaaggggtcatgggTGGTGTATGGAAAGcggcccatgacattctcccccacctacGTTGGTGCcatcctcggagccttatgatgctgatgatgatgatgattgatCTGATGGCTATTGGTTGGGAGGTCTGTGCCCCTCTGCGCTCTGTGCTTGCTTTGGAAGCGATGAAATGATtgcatgcggctgacatggaagacatgatggatcttccaccaggatagAGTTTTCACCTagtatgtggacttcccaatgcgtcTTTCAATGGAtaggggcccgatgtatttttgctacaggcgagggtcatgggtcctctctgcaaacaagtaccgctttggAATGCTCAACATTACTTTGTCTCCTGCCTaatgttgggcaaagcaaagattttgttcggtgaacctttttgccgCTCTTGGGCTTTGACGAGATAGCTCTGCACTATCCCTTTGTTGCGCTCCCACTcactcgagaagttggcagctcgaggagattttagcatggttgatgcattcaccatCAGCGGGAGAAGCGTTTGCTGTCCAGTAACAATTTTAAAAGggcttttgtttgtatgatggcaCTTTTCAGagttgaaacacagttgagcagcatccagaaacttcacccaatgcttctgtgatccgaTTGCAAAGTGGCGGAGATATTCATCCAGCATGTCATCAAACCGGTCTGtttggccatccgatggtggatgtgTGCTTGAATTGTGACTCAAGGTTGACCCAAAGCAattgaagagatgggtccaaaagttgctagtgaagcgtgagtcgcgcccaCTAATgatgtctttgggcaggccccaatgtttgacaatgtgcgataAGAAGAGTAGAGCTGTGTCTTCCgctgagatgttttgcggggATGCTATGAGGGTTTCACAGTTTGAAAACCGATCTATGACAACCAATATAGATGCAAGATTCCTAACTTGGGGCAATCCTGTGATgtatctgagggaaacactttcccatggtctctgtgGGACACGTAATGGCTGCAAGGGTCCTGTTTGTGATGAGGGATCCGACTTGTCTTTGTGGCATGGCTAACAAGTCTTCACCTGCTGAGGGGCATCACCAGTCTTTtaaggccgatgacatgatggtTGATTGTTGTTGCGGGGGATAGTCGGAACCAGGGGTTtatgtctgttgactaccttctccaactgcatgacCAAGATGTTtccagcggccatctttatggaaATGCATGGTATGGTGtagggcttggccccgttttctcccatcatcaggagcatgttggcatttGGTACCGGTATGGtattggtttgcctcatgaatgCTAAACCCACTAtcatgtcgaagtcatctataaTTGCGATACGCcagtcgatgcttcctttgtatgggccaagtttcacatGGACATCTGTAGCTATTCCACCCAATGTTTGGGGTGGCGAGTTGATGGCTTTCACGCAGCCTTTGTTCTTTTGCACAACTATACCAAGGCGCTCTACTTGAGTTGAAgccaagtagttgtgggtagcacctgTATCTATCAGTGCCTTGATGGGTTTGCCGTTGAGTTTTAGCTCGACGAACATTAGAGTCCTCGCATGTTTAGGAGGCCTCCCGTCcatcttttccttctctttttttgtggTTGGGCTTGAGATTTTCTTAGGAGAACATgtactggtccccgctaaggcatcttggatagagccaacaattgcattgaaggcgcctaccagTTCTTCGTCAGATGAGTCTGATGCATCTGGTtcatcctcgacagtctgatgagcGTTGATCTTTATGTTTGGGCATtaattgttccaatgtgccccacCACAATGATGGCATTCTgaaggaggctttctcccctgatcaTTGCTGATGGATGCAGCGCTGTCGCTGCTTGAGGAAGGAGTCTTAGtcttggatgcactccgatctcccccacttttgcctggtccaccattgctgggatggttaCCGTTGTATCCCTCTCGGACAGGCGGCTAGGGCCTGTcattctgagttcccaaatgataatcgccaaggcattctacagcttgaatggccttgggcagggtgtctacccgttgtctttGTAGTTCCAtgcgggcatgaggtttcaaaccttttatgaatgcgaagagtttgtctttgtcccccatttCGCGTATGTTTaacatgagtgcggagaattcgcacACGTACTACCGCACTGACCTGGTGTGCTGGAGCTCCCGTATCTtcctccttgcattgtattccacattttcggggaagaactgcagGCATATGACTGCCTTCAATTTGTCCCATGTCtggagagtatcttcaccggccctgatggcttcgtatttgacccgccaccaaagtttggcatcgccctgaagatacatggaaGTAGTTGCTACTTTCTTGGATtcttccaaatggcccacggcatcgaagtattgttcgatgtcgaagatgaagttttccacttctttagcatcctgGGATCCGTCGTATGACTTTGGCTATGATATCTTAAGTTTCTGTGGAACGGGGGTGAGATTTGTTGCACCCCTGATGTGGTTGTCGCCTCCTCAAAGCAGGATCTGTAGAGCAGCATTGACAAGGTTGAGCTGGCCCATCAAGTTGTCTATGGTTTGCtacatggcagttagtctgtctgcctcctATTTCCGATGGGtaatcgtcggcacgctcctgttggaggtcctcaaatttgccatgaatattggcaatTTCAATGGTTGTCGTTTACCAGTCATCCTCAGAGTtgcgactgatgtttgcaatgtcatttttcGCCTTCCGCATtctgcggtccaggtcgtccaacctttgcactaggttgttgcttAGATCAGGCACCTTATCCACAATGGGTCGTagtcggtcaaccgtctcttctagggatacTAGGCGCTCCAtgtgattcaccatggtcagaaatggtgatgatggcaaatgtgttccctcgtccgatgttgAGCCtggatctgataccaactgttacgcgacGCCTTTCTGATGTTCCTTGGAAGGGCAGCGTAAGgttaagcaactgatgtcagtgcgattgttgtccgccaatgaggtcccctccgcacgctagactagattgtcaatGCCGTGCGAaaaaaccaatgtcacgagcaattgcggaagagaattgagttttgaatgataatgatgattttattgatgaatgaaagaTGATTACAAaagatgtggtgtcgagggggagagacaccagtacagagaaatGATTGCTAGAAaatgtttgattgcttgatccccccctaataatgcttaaaaaaaaacCAAAGTTACATGACTTGAcctaataaagcggtaaaagcacgctgaatgaaaatgatgtaaaacTAGTCTATAATTACAataaaaggacttagtttattacaaagtAGAAACAAGTCCGATGACAGCATCTTTGTCtagcgggtcagggtctgcgcgcgcgcgcgacacttgttgTATTTGCCTGcggctggtgcttggcatcagagTCTGTGCATAAGGCGCTgatggaatgggcctgcagctgggcgctggcgagacaTCAAGATTTGCGCGCgtggcattgtcagggcgcgcggtgCTGTTGTCATTCGCCAACCACTGAGCGCTAGCGAGAGTTAttggtggggcgacagaggcgcttgcgtgcttgtcacttggcgctgccgagaccacggggccgaccatggcgctaggtattgtgaggcttgctaggccaccatggggcgcggccaaggggtcatgggtgGTGTATGGAAAGCGGCCCATGACAGTAATTGTATCCAATATTTCCAGATTTAGTGAGATTTCGAATCTCCTATGGCACTTCACCTGAAAATGAGAAATTTTCATCTTCTGCAGTAGCGCAATTAAGAAGCACATACATGACTCGATAAATAATTTCATCTATgcacaaagaagaaaaaaaaaacaaatatctATAACTCATCATCGCGACCAAGATATATAGAAGACATCATTGTCAAGTACCCAATCTGTTAAGGAATCAATCCGCTGAACTTACTAAATAATGTCACTgaaaaaagctttgaagctttgagcATTTGAAACTTACTGAATTGACAAATGCCCATTATCACTAAATGCTTAAAAACAACAACACAATATAATGTCATAAGTGGAGTTTGAAGAGGATAGTGTGTTACCTTACCCCTATTATTCTCTTGGAAAGACTCGAACTCAGCAATCCAAATAATGAACTGATTATATCCTTGGAAAGACAAAGAAATGGTAATTGAGGGAGTAATATAACAAATAGAAACCGGAAGAAGGAGAAGATTATAACCGGGTTGATTTTTGGGAAAAGACAAAAAACTCCTCTAGCTAATTTGTTACTAGTAGTGTCTTGTGGGGGGccatttaaggaaaagaaaagataGGAATATATACAATAGGCTTTTTTTAATTACCTCTGTTCTGAGGACATGAATCTAAAATTCCTTTCAATTGATTAGAGGGTTGGGTTTCAACTTCTTATGCCTCTAGTGTTCACTCATTTAATTGCAGAGAAGATATCAAAATGGGACATTCTCTGGCTTTAACATCTACAACCCATATCCAACATGGCATTATGAATCCAACAACTGGGGCTTTACCTAGGGTAAGTAATACATCTTTTCGAAGGTCATCTAGATTATTCAGAATTCAGGCTGTGCAAGATAATGGCGGAGGGCCTCGGCGGCTAGTTGATATTATCCGTGTCGTGCCAGagatttccagaaattattttaaaaGCCCATCACGGAGGGCACTATTTGGAGGTATATCATTGCTGGGTGGATTTTATGTGGCTCAGACAATTTCCCTATCTTTTGGTGCTTTAGGAGTCAATGATGTCATTGCTGCTGTAGTCTGCGTCTTAATTACCGAGTATGTGACGCGCTTCTATTACAGTCGGCCTAAAGTGACTTTTCCTATTGCTCTTTTGAACAACTTCAAGATGGGTTTTACTTATGGTCTCTTCATTGATGCTTTCAAACTTGCCAGCTGAGCTAATTGTCTCAGTTTTGCAGCAGTAAGTAAATTTTCCTCCTATTGTTGTATATCTCTTATAAAAGATCAACTCTCTTACTGAtggaaattaaagcattatgtaATGTCGCCGTTTTTAAGCGATACCCTGATCGGGGGCGGATCCAAGATTTAAACTTTATGGGTTTGCAGTGTCACAAAACCCACTGACTATCTGAGTTACATGGTCTAGTAGATTTGCCGAAGCAGTTTTGCGGAACCCGTACCTTCTATAGTGCATGGCTAATTGTGCTCCAATTACTGCAAAATAGTTCTACAACAACATCCCTTTCTTTTTGCTAATCAGCATCCGTTAAGAAAAAGATTTTAGGGAAAAAAGTGACAGAGCCGGGTCTTGAACTTTGATGTCTAAGTATCAATTGAGTAAAGTCAAGTCTGCTGGTCAGTAGATAGGGTCCGACAAGATTTTGCTGAACTTGTGATCTTTCTCAGAGTGTACTGCATTGTTTGAGAAGCTGGAAGAACCTGCTTTCGATGTCCATTAGTTGTGCTAGTCTCACCCTCTGGAATTTTGCTTCGTAGGGAATATAAGACATGTCCAAAACCTCAAGGCTCGACAATTTGGAAAAGAGAGCCATTGAAACCTCTATTTCTTAGAGTCAAAACTTGAATCCTGTTCAAGAAACCAACTACGATGGTAGTTGCCCATTGAAGTTGTTCTAATCTAGTTTGATGCTTCCTAGTTGCCCATTGAAGTCGTTAATTAACCAGATCCTTTGGCAGATCTCCCATGGAAATAGTTCCACTCATATCATgagaaacaagaaaagagagaTTTCCTAATTCTTTAGGACCTCTAAGACCCATCACCCATGTTCGAAACATCTATTTCACTTACTCTCTTGTGGAAAGCGCTGCAAGTGATTCCAAACCAGTAGCAAACTAGAATAGTAGTAGACCAATTGTTTCCCAAGACACCTTGAGGGTCTTAAGTGATTTGAGCCTTCAAGCCTTCAAGGCAAGAAGGGCGAATTGATCAGTGGTGATAGTGGTTGCTGCCATGGCTTAGCAAACCAGTTGCCCAAAGACCAACAGTTCAAGAAAGAAGAGGTGCATGCTTCTCACTGAGCATATCTCTGGTTTTTGAGTTATGGGATTAATGAAGATACCACTAACATAGTAACATACTGAACCACAAAGAGAGTGAAGCTTTTGTATGTGATTATAGGAGCTGTCATGCTGTCTTTGTCAGTGAGAAGACAAATTTGTGCTGCAAGTGACAGAAACTATTGAAAATTGAAATGAAGAAACTTTCTGATATGTTGAGAGTCAATATTGGAGGATTAACAAATGTACGAAACCTAAGCCAAATGATGTACTAGAAACGAACCCAaagttttttctaattttttatgTTTGTTACTAACTGCTACTTGGTCCAGTTAATGTTGGATTTTTACTGGAAATTGCTTTCTTCTTGGAGTCACTGGATTTTAGTTTCCAAGTGTTAGTGATTGGGCGGGTGATCTAAGTACTTGGGAAAGGAGTTTTCagtcttttagttttttttttcaccAATTAGGACCCACCTTAAATATTTAGGTTTTAAGTCTCAATTTCAATTGTGACTTGTGAGCCAGTGAAAAATCTGGACTGTATTTGTGCTTTCAATCTGCAGTCAAGCTGTTAAGCATTTAACTTGGTAACCAAAAGAGCCTATACTTGTAGTTCAACATTTTACACTGCTCTTCATCGACTCTTGAAGCTGATTCTACATAATGATCATCAATATTATACAAGGCATTCTTCCATGCCAACTTCAGTACACACTTATATGTTAAAggacacacacacacaaaaacttTAAACACGCACAAAAGAAAAGCACAATAAACAAGAAAAGTCCAAATCTCGGACCAAGTATTGGTTGTCATCTCAATTGGTGTCACCCAGAGGAAAAGGCGGCACTACCTGTTCAAAATTAAAGGGGATCAAACTTGAGTTGGCTCATTCATTATGGATACGAATGCAAAAATATACTAGTTGTAACTGTGACTTgagttatttttataattttccttCGATAAATGAAACTCTTAATTTCTTGAACTTTAAATTTCTTTCTTAGTTTCATTGGacctttgttttccttttattttgccttctTAAATTAAGACTCTTTAAAAAGATGTCCTTCAATTCAGTTATTTTTTTTACTACAAGGGAGATGTTTGTATGAAAGAAAATGCTCATTTTCTACATTTATATATGGTATAgacaagaaaataatcattttCATGCGGAAGACATGAGAATATCGATGAAAAAGCTGGATACTTACCATCATATAAACCTTGCTACATCATTTGCGAAGAAATTCCAGCTTGATCTTCTTGATATTTGCCAGGACATCTTTCATGTTCAGCCTCTCATTAGGAGATTCAGCTGTGCAATTCAATGCAATCTCCAAAATAGAGGACACACAATGCAACTTTTTCTTGAAATCAATCTCTTCTGGTTCCAATAAGGTGGCATCAATAATATCCTCTGGTGTTGCAGGTATTGAATTACAGAACCAACTCCTCATGCTCAAATTTTCTTGAAACATTTCATCATATGGCTTTTTTCTTGTGAATGTTTCCATGAGCATTATGCCGTAGCTGTACACATCACA contains:
- the LOC104218225 gene encoding probable LRR receptor-like serine/threonine-protein kinase At3g47570; amino-acid sequence: MTLMEKFLFYSQLAVLLLQYVMTSSAIKTEINITTDQLALLSLKSQIISDLFELLAKSWSQDTSVCNWIGVTCSSLHHRVTSLNISNMDLIGTIPQYFGNLTFLVSLDLRSNSFYGTLPQEMAHLHRLKFVRLSYNNFSGEIPSWFGFFAQLHVLTLRNNSFTSLVPYSISNIFNLATLDLAFNASEGQIPKDIGNLKNLRGLSFESNILTGSIPPSFSNASKLETLILSKNFLHGNILNGIGSISFSIFNISTLETVGVSKNSLSGSLPNDLCDRLPILKGLYLSFNKLRGHMPPSLSRCYKLQLFSLSNNEFDGPIHSEIGTLSNLQTLYLGFNRFTGCCHMIAGEIPQEIGDLVNLIMISMEKNQLTGPIPMSIFNISSLQLLSLQDNNLTGSLPREIGN